In one window of Tumebacillus algifaecis DNA:
- a CDS encoding ABC transporter ATP-binding protein has protein sequence MKKTMIEVENLTKTYSSGEKTISVLSGIRFAVEEGQMVALLGPSGSGKTTLLHLMGLVDVPTSGTIRLNGQDLSAVGTNQEELRRNLVGYVFQHFHLLPQFSSLDNVCVPQIPLKRASQVEAVAKELLERVGLAERLHHLPSELSGGEQQRVAIARSLINSPKILLCDEPTGNLDSQTRDSIIDLLCELKKEENLTIVIATHDPEVASRCDMQMEIRSGNLSSSVVLP, from the coding sequence ATGAAAAAGACGATGATCGAGGTCGAGAATCTTACGAAAACGTATTCAAGTGGCGAGAAAACAATTTCTGTTTTATCAGGTATTCGTTTTGCAGTCGAAGAAGGGCAGATGGTCGCGCTGCTTGGCCCTTCAGGTTCTGGTAAGACAACATTATTGCATCTGATGGGGCTTGTAGATGTACCTACTTCTGGGACGATTCGTCTTAACGGTCAAGACTTGTCCGCAGTTGGTACGAATCAAGAGGAGTTGCGGAGGAATCTGGTGGGCTACGTTTTTCAACATTTCCATCTCCTTCCGCAATTTAGTTCGCTGGATAATGTGTGTGTGCCGCAAATTCCTCTCAAACGCGCTTCCCAAGTGGAGGCTGTTGCAAAAGAATTGCTCGAACGTGTCGGATTGGCAGAGCGGCTGCATCATCTACCATCAGAATTATCGGGTGGTGAACAGCAACGAGTTGCGATTGCCCGTTCCCTCATCAATTCTCCAAAGATTTTGTTGTGCGATGAACCGACGGGGAACCTTGACAGTCAGACGCGAGATTCGATCATTGACCTATTATGTGAACTCAAGAAAGAAGAGAATTTGACAATCGTGATCGCGACACACGATCCAGAGGTTGCGTCTCGATGTGATATGCAAATGGAAATTCGCAGTGGCAATCTTTCAAGTTCCGTAGTGTTGCCGTAA